The genomic region GGAGGCTCCGTTCTTCGACGACATGGTGGTGAAGGGCAACCGTCCGCAGCTGGCCCTGCTGGTGGAGATCGAGGAGATCTTCCACCACTGCTCGAAGGCCTTCCTGCGGTCGAAGCTGTGGAAGGCCGAGACCTGGCAGCCGGACGCGGTACCCAGCCGGGCGAAGATCGCCAAGACGCTGGACCGGCCGAACGACGACTTGGCCGAGCTGGAGGAATACTACGGGCCGAAGTACGAGACCGGGATCTACAACGGCAGGTACTGAGGTACTCCGTCAGGCGCAGACCCCGGTACGCCGTGGCGGCGATGACAGGTGGTCGCCACGGGCCCTACCGTTCTCAGAGTGAGCACTACTGCGCCGACCGGTCAGTCCCAGGTGAAGCGAATCGCTTTGCCTGCGATCATCTCGGTTCTGGCCGTCTTCGGTTCGTTCGCCGCGTCCCGTGGTCAGGAGGACCGGCGGGCGGCCGACTGGTTCATGGTCACCCTCGTCCTGATCGGCTCCGTGTCGCTCTACTGGCTGCGGACCAAGCCGGTCGTGGTGGTGTGGACGACAGCGCTCTCGACGCTGGTCTACATGCTGAGGGAGTACGCGTACGGCGCGGTGATCTTCAGCTTCGCCATCGCCGTGTTCGTGGCCATCCGGATGGGTCACCGGGTGGCCGGCTGGTCCGCGCTCGTCGCTCTGTACTGCGGGCACGTGCTGGGACGCCTCGTGCTCGGCACCAACGACCAGAGCGTCTACCAGGTCCTCCTGGTCGGCACGCTGTTCTGCGTACTCGGCTTCCTGGCTGAGCTGTTCCGCAGTCACCGGGAGCGGGTGCTGGCAGCTCAGCGCACCCGGGAGGAGGAGGAACTGCGCCGCGCCGGTGAGGAGCGTCTCCGGATCGCGCAGGAGCTGCACGACGTCGTGGCGCACCACATCTCGCTCATCAACGTCCAGGCGTCGTCAGCGCTGCACCTGGTCGATCGGCAGCCGGAGCAGGCAGCTCCTGCTCTTGCCGCGATCAAGGACGCGAGCAAGGAAGCGCTGGTCGAACTACGGTCGATTGTCGGCATCCTGCGGCAGACGGACGAGTCGGCACCGCGGCAACCGGTCGCCGGACTCGAGCGGCTGGAGCATCTGATCACCGGCACGTCCAGGGCTGGGCTCGAGGTGCACACGATCGTGCACGGCGATCCGCGGCCGTTGCCGACGGGGTTGGACCGCGCGGCGTTCCGGATCATCCAGGAGTCGCTGACGAACATCGTCCGGCACGCGAAGGCCAGTGCGGCGACGGTACGCATCCAGTACGGCGAGGAGGCGTTGGTGCTGCAGGTGGACGACGACGGGGAGTCGCTGACCGGTCCGCCGCAGGAGGGCAACGGGATCATCGGCATGCGCGAGCGTGCCACCGCGCTGGGCGGCACGCTCACCGCGAGCCGGACTCCGACCGGGAGCCTCCGGATCGTGGCACAGCTACCGCTGTAGTGGTAGCTGCATCCAGTACGGCGTACTGGGTCAGGGCAGGCGAACGTGGGACGGGTTGAGTGCGTCCACGCTCGGAACGCCGAGCAGAGCCATCGTGCGCCGGATCTCCTTGGTGAGGATGTCGGTGGCGCGTTCGACTCCGCGTTGGCCGCCCGCCATCAGCCCGTACAGGTATGCCCGGCCGACCAGGCACGCGTCCGCGCCCAACGCCAGCGCTGCGACGATGTCCGCGCCGGTCATGATGCCGGTGTCGAGGTAGACCTCCGCGTCGGTGCCCACCGCCTCGCGCACGTCGGGCAGGATGCGCAGTGGCGTTGGTGCGCGGTCCAGCTGGCGGCCGCCGTGGTTGGAGAGCACGATCGCGTCGGCGCCGGCGTCGACCACCCGGCGAGCGTCTTCAACGGTCTGGATGCCCTTGACGATCAGTGGTCCGTCCCAGATCGAGCGGAGCCAGTTGAAGTCGTCGATGGTCATCGTCGGGTCGAACAACTGGTCCAGGAGCTCTGCAACTGTGCCGTCCCAGCTCGACAGCGACGCGAAGGTCAATGGCCGAGTGGTCAGCAGGTTGGCCCACCAAGCAGGGTGCAGTGAGGCGTCCAGCACGGTCTTGGCGGTGAGCGACGGCGGGATGGTGAAGCCGTTCCGTACGTCGCGCAGGCGCGCGCCCGCGACCGGGACGTCGACGGTCAGCATCAGCGCCTCGTACCCGGCGGCTGCGGACCGCTTGACCAGGTCCTCCCCCGCGTCGCGGTCCTTCCACACGTACAGCTGGAACCACTTGCGCGCGTCGGGGCCGGCCGCGGCGACGTCCTCGATCGACGTCGTGCCCATGGTGGAGAGCGCGTACGGGATGCCGGCCTGCTGGGCGACCTTGACGACCGCGCTCTCGCCCTCGTGGTTCATCATCCGGGTGAAGCCGGTCGGCGCGAACGCGAACGGCAGCTCGGACCGCTTGCCCAGGATGTTCGTGCCCAGGTCGATCTCGGACACGTTGCGCAGGATCGACGGCTGCAGCTCCATCTCCGCGAACAGGCGGCGCGACCGCTGCAGGCTGATCTCGGACTCGGCCGCGCCGTCGGTGTAGTCGAACACCGAGCGCGGCGTACGGCGCTTGGCGATCGCACGCAGGTCCGCGATGGTGAGCGCTTTCTCCAGCCGGCGGTCGGTCGGGTTCAGCGTGACCGGCTTGGGGCGGAGCAGTGGCTTCAGCTCGGACCAGCGCGGCATCTGGCGTTCAGTCATCGGGACCTTCCTGGAACGACGCGGACGGGCTGGTTCCGCTGTGGTCGGACCACAGCATAGCTTGTGGTCCGACCACACAGCTAGACTTTGGCTGTGAAGAACTACGAGCTGGTCCTCCAGCAGGTCGAGGCGGACCTGGCCGCCGGGCGTTTGCGGCTGGGCGGGAGATTGCCCGGGGAGCGCTCTCTGGCTGAGCAGCTCGGGATCAGCCGGCCGTCGGTACGCGAGGCGGTACGCGTGCTCGAGGCGCTCGGGGTGGTGCGGACAGCAACCGGGTCGGGCCCGGAAGCCGGGGCCGTGATCGTGGCGGAGCCGTCCGCACCGCTGACCGCGCTGTTGCGGTTGCACTTGGCAACCAGTCACCTGCCGATGCACGACATTGTGCAGACCCGTGTGCTGCTGGAGTCGTGGGCCGCACGCGAAGCCGCCGGGCAGTTCGCGGCGCAGGGCGCGGCCGATGGCGATGGCGCGCTGGCCGGCAAGCTGCGCGATGCTGAAGAGTTGCTGGGGCGGATGGATATGGAGGGGTTGTCGCCCGAGGAGTTCCACTTGCTGGATGCGGAGTTCCACGTGGCGCTCGCGGGGCTGGCCGGGAACGTGTTGGTCGCGGCGGTGATGAGTTCGTTGCGGTCGGCGATTCACGGGTACGTGCTGGCCGCGGTGCCGAACTTGCCCGACTGGGACGCAACGGCGGTTGGGCTTCGGGCTGAGCACCACGGGATCGTGGCGGCGATTCGCTCAGGGCAGGCGGATGCTGCGGCTCGGCTCGTGACGGATCACATCGAGGGGTTCTACCGGGCCGCGCGGCTGTCCTCGCCAGCCTGGTGAGAGCCGTTTCCCCTCTCAGAGAGCGCTATCTCGTAGCTGATCCCGCGATGAACGGGATCGGCAGCAGGCCGGGCATCGTGAAGTGCTCGATGTCGACGGAGGTGAAGCCTGCGGCGCGGAGGGCGGTTTCGATGTCGCGGGTCGGATCGCAGCCGCGGTCGAACCGTCGGGTGAACGGGGCAGCGACACGCTGCAACCTCCGCAGCCAGGCGCCCCCGGCCGCACCGACGTGCTCGAAGAAGACGAAACGTCCGCCGGGGCGCAGGACGCGACGGAGCTCGGTCAGAACGACGGTGAGGTCGTCCACCGAGCACAGGACGACGGTCGAGAGAGCCCCGTCGACGCTGGCGTCCGGCAAGGGGATCTGTTCGGCGTTGCCGTCGATGATTCGCCGCTTGCCTGCCGGCCCGACTCCCGATCGAGTGAGCGCGGCGCGGTCGCGGGGGTTGGGCTCCAGGCCGATCCAGGTGACGTCGTCGCGGAGGTAGGCGAAATTGGCGCCGGTCCCGGCACCGATCTCCAGTACCTCGCCCGAGAGGGATCCGATCAGGCGCCGTTTCGCCTCTGGGTAGCCGCTCCAGCTCGCCATGTCCGTACCCTTTCCGCGAACGGCCATCGTAGGTCGGCCCGGTGTCACGGTTCGCGGCGCTCGGTGGCAGAGAGCGCGGTCCGGCGGAGGCCGAGGATCACGACCGCGCCGACGACCAGGTGCAGGAGCGCCAGGCCGAGCTTGGAGCCGATGCCGATGCCGCCGGTCAGCGGACTGCCGAGGGACAGGACGCAGGCGATGACCGCGACGACGGTCCACGGCTTGCGGGCATTGGCGGTACGTCGTTCGAGCAGCGCGAGCAGCCCCCAGCCGGCGAAGGCCATGGCTGTGGCGGCAACGAAGACGGAGACACCGCTGACCTGGATGGTGGCGGATCCCTGCTTGGCCTGGAAGTCGACTCCGGCGAGCGGTCCGAGGATCGCCCAGGTGGCCAGTGCGGCCGCGGACGTCACGGCCACGACAGCCAGTCGGCGACGGCCTGCGACTCGGACGATGGGCTTGTTCTTCGTGATGGTCATCTTGCAGCACCTTCCGTCGGGGTGCCGGCCTGGTGTTCGGCCGGCACGTGGGTGTCAGCAGGTCGTGGACTCGATGGCCGAGGTGACCGCCGCACTGCGGTCCGCTTGCCGGCTGACTGCTCCAGCGTCACGGGAGAGCGCGTTCTCGGGCATCGGCCGCGCGGCTGCACCGCCCCGGCCGGAAGTCGGCCCGGGTTCGACTTTGGTCGGTAGCCGAGGTCTCGAGCGCCGACCTAGGCTCACCGCCATGGATGCGACCTGCACCGCCCCGCCACGGCGGCGGCTCGCCGACGTGCTGGCGGTCAGCGTGATCGGTCTGTTTTCCGCCGCCACGATCGTTGGGCGGCAGTCCAGCCATGGTGAGAGCGATTGGCTCATCTTCGACGTGGTGGTCGGCATCGTTGCCGCCGGCTTGATCCTGCCGCTCGGCCGGCGGCCGGTGCCGTCGGCCCTGGTACTGGCCGCGCTCTCCACGCTCTCCCCCGCCGCGACCCCGCCGTCCACCATCGGCACGCTCACGGTGGCTCAGCGGCGTCCGCTGCGCATCGCGATACTGATCGCGCTCGCCGGAGTGGCTGGTCACCTGGTGCAGCGTCTGTTGAGACCCGTCGAGGGACTGAGCCTGCCGTGGTACGCCGTGCTGGACGTCGCCGTGCATGCCGCGTTGCTCGGTTGGGGCCAGTGGACACAGGCTCGGCGGGCCTTGGTCGGCTCGTTGCGAGAACGCGCTCTCCGGGCGGAGAACGAGCAGGGTCGCCGGGTCGCGGAGGCGCGCATGCTGGAGCGCACCAAGATGGCGCGGGAGATGCATGACGTACTCGCGCACCGGCTGTCGCTGCTGGCGACGTATGCGGGGGCGCTGGAGTACCGGCCCGACTCGTCGCCGGAGAAGCTGGCGCAGGCTGCCGGGGTGATCCGGGTCGGCGTGCATCAGGCTCTGGATGAGTTGCGCGAGGTGATCAGCGTGCTGCGCGACGGGGAGATCGAGGAGATGCCGGGCGGACGACCGCAGCCGACGTTCGAGGATTTGGCCGCGCTGGTCGAGGAATCGCGTGAGGCGGGGACCGACGTCCGGTACGAGACGAGCGTCGGTCCGGTGGACTCGTTGCCGCCAGCAACCGGGCGTACGGCGTACCGGGTGGTGCAGGAGGGACTGACGAATGCGCGGAAGCATGCGGACGGGCAGCCGGTGAGGTTGGTGGTGCGCGGGCGGCCGGGTGACGGGCTGCGGATCGAGCTGACGAATCCTCGGAGTGACGGGGTGCCGCTGGCGCCAGGGAGCGGGACAGGGCTGGTGGGGTTGACGGAGCGCGTGCAGTTGGCCGGTGGGACGCTCGATCACGGGGTCACGGCGAGCGGCGAGTTCCGGTTGCACGCGGCGTTGCCGTGGCCGGGTTGAGGTGCGGTGCCGAGCCGGTAGTCGCGCCGGCCGCGGTTGGCGAGCGATGGCGGGCGTCGGTGACCTGGTCGGGCACGTGGGAGTGACGGGGAGCGCGATCTGCGCGGGTAACTGGAGTCGCCGGACCGGCGGGGGCGGCCGGGTGCGGCTCAGTTCACGGGCGACCCGGTGCGGCAGGCGGCGCGGGTGACGGGGTGGCGCGGGGTGGCGTAGTTACGGTGGCGGGCATGGGTTTGCTTGGGGTGACCGGGTGAGTGACGATGCGCCGATCCGGGTGCTGGTGGTGGACGACGACGCGCTGGTCCGGGCCAGTCTGGAGATGATGCTGGACGGGGCGCACGGGATCGCGGTGGTCGGGCAGGCGGCTGACGGGGACGAGGTGCCGGCGGCGGTCGACGCGCACTTCCCTGACCTGGTGCTGATGGACCTGCGCATGCCGCGGGTGGACGGGATTGTGGCGACGCGGCGCGTGCGGGCGCGGAAGAACCCGCCGGAGGTGGTCGTGCTGACGACGTTCGACACCGACGAGAACGTGCTGCACGCCTTGCGGGCGGGGGCCAGCGGGTTCTTGCTGAAGGACACTCCCCCGGCCCAGATCGTGGAGGCGGTGCGGCGCGTGGCTGCTGGGGATCCGATCCTGTCGCCGGCGATCACCCGGCGGCTGATGGAGCGAGCGGCGACGCAGGCGGACGCACACACGCAGGCTCAGGAAGCGCTCTCTCGGTTGAGTCCGCGCGAGTACGACGTGATGCTGGCGGTGGCACGTGGAAAGGCGAACGCGGAGATCGCGGCCGAGCTGTTCATGAGCGTGGCGACGGTGAAGGCGCACATCTCGCACATCCTCACCAAGCTGGAGGTCAGCAACCGGACCCAGATCGCCCTGCTGGCGCACGACGCCGGGCTCGCCTGAGGTCGATCCCTCCCCGCTGACGTCGAGGCGCTGGAGCGAGTGCGGGTTCGACCGGACGCCGGGTGCTTGTGGCGGGCTGGTCCGGGAGTCTCCGCCGCCGTTCGGCGCGCCAGCCGGCGGACGTGCAGTACTCGTCGCCGTGCATGGTCGAGCGAATCAGGGACATCGCCTTCTCGCCCGCTGCCAGTCGGGCCGGCGCGGTCTGCACGGCGACTCCCGGGCTATCGGGAACTGAGCTGGCAGTGCTCTAGCGTGGGCGCATGATTCGGGTGTTGCTGGCGGATGACCAGGCGTTGGTACGGGCCGGGTTCCGGTCGTTGCTGAACGCCGAGGACGACATCACGGTGATCGGTGAGGTGTCCGACGGCGCCCAGGCGGTCGAGGTCGCGCGAGCCGAGAAGCCGGACGTCGTACTGATGGACATCCGGATGCCGGGCACGGACGGGTTGGAGGCGACGCGGCAGATCGGGGCCGAGGAAGCGCTCTCCGATGTTCACGTCGTGATCCTGACGACGTTCGACCTGGACGAGTACGTGTTCGAGGCGCTGCGGGTCGGTGCCAGCGGATTCCTGGTCAAGGACACCGAGCCGGTTGAGTTGCTGCAGGCGGTGCGCGTGGTTGCGCGGGGTGATGCGTTGCTGTCGCCTGGGGTGACGCGGCGGTTGGTGGCGGAGTTCGCGACGCGGAGCCGGCAGCCGCACGCGAGCAAGGAACTGGATGTGCTGACCGAGCGGGAGCGCGAAATCGTCGCGCTGGTCGGCGAAGGGTTGTCGAACGACGAGATCGCGGCCCGGCTGGTGCTGAGCCCGGCGACGGCGAAGACTCACGTCAGCCGGGCGATGGTGAAGCTCGGGGTGCGGGACAGGGCGCAACTGGTCGTGGTCGCCTACCAGACCGGATTGGTGCGGCCAGGCTGGCTGGGCTGACCGCCGCACTGAACGATTGGGTGGCGTCTCATCCCGAAACCCCGCACCAGGACCGCCACCCACTCCGCCGCGTCGGCGGGCTCCCGGCATTTCTGCGGTTGGTGGCCGCCGGGCGCTTTCTACGGATCGCCCCGGGCGCCTACCGCACCCGATCGATCAGCGCATCGCTCTGGTCCCGGGTATCGGTGGCCGCCGCGCGCCTTCATGGGTCATGCCCCGGCCGCTTCTCCGATCGGTGGCCGTCCGCTAGGCGGTCCATCGGCAGCAGGTACTCCCCTGGCGGTAGTTCGGGTGACTCCTGCTGGGCGACGCGGGAGCAGAGGCCGAGGCGGCACTGTCAGGGGTATGAACATGACAGCTGCTCCGCCGGTTCAGGTGCAGGGCCTGACCAAACGTTACGGCGAAACCCTGGCAGTCGATGGTGTCGATCTGATCGTTCGGCCGGGTGAGGTGTACGGGTTCCTCGGGCCGAACGGGGCCGGCAAGACCACGACCTTGCGCATCCTGACCGGGCTGATCGCGCCGACGAGTGGCAGGGTCGAGGTGCTCGGCGGGTCGCCGGGACAGGCACAGGTGCTGGCGCGGACCGGGTCGATGATCGAGTCGCCCGCCTTCTACCCGTACCTGTCCGGCCTGGACAACCTGCGGCTGCTCGCCGAGTACGCCGAAGTGCCGCGTACCCGGGTTCGTGAGGTGCTCGAGCTGGTGGATCTCGCCGGTCGGGCGAAGGACCGGTTCTCGACCTACTCGCTCGGCATGAAGCAGCGGCTCGGGGTCGCGGCGGCGTTGCTCAAGGACCCGGAGCTGGTGATCCTCGACGAACCGACCAACGGGCTGGATCCGGCCGGGATGCGGGACATGCGCCGGCTGATCCGCGAGCTCGGCTCCGAGGGACGAACCGTGGTGCTGTCCAGCCATCTGCTGGGCGAGGTCCAGCAGGTCTGCGATCGGGTCGGCATCATCAACGGCGGCCGGATGGTCGCCGAGCACGACGTCGAGGAGCTGCGTGGTCAGCAGGAGCTGGTGATCCGGGCGAGACCGCTGGAGAGCGCTCACTCGGTTCTCCGGGAGGTTCTCGGCGCGGAGGCTGTGCACCTGTACGACGACACGGTGCGCGCGAAGGTCGCGCCGGACCGGGCGGCCGAGCTCAACCGGCTGCTGGTCGAAGCCGGCATCGCGGTGTCGGAGCTGCGCAGTACGGAGAGAGCGCTCGAGGACGTCTTCTTCGAGCTGACGACGGAGGAGAAGACTAATGCTGGGTAGCTATCGAGCCGAGTTGCTCAAGCTGCGCAAGCGATCGGCCGTCTGGGTGCTGTTCGGCGCCGGGCTCGTGCTCAGCCTCATCTTCGGCTACCTGTTGCCCTACCTCGGCTACGTCACCGGGGACGACAATCCGCAGACCGACGGCGTCCCGCGTTCGGAGGTCCTGCGCGGGATGCTGCCGGAGCGCGTGCTGGACAACACGATCGGCGGGTTCCCGGTGTTCGCGGGAGCGCTCTCCCTGGTTCTCGGCGCGATCGTGATCGGAGCGGAGTACACCTGGGGCACGTTGAAGACCGTACTGACCCAGCGGCCCGGTCGGATCTCTGTGCTGGGTGGACAGCTCCTCGGCCTGTTCACGATGCTCGCCGTCTGGGTGCTGGGAATCTTCGCCGCCTCTGCGCTGTGCAGCATCGGCGTCGCGGCGGCCGAGAACGGGACGATGAACTGGCCCGGGCCGTTCGACATTCTCCAGGGGTTGGCCGGCGGATGGTTGGTGCTGGCGATGTGGTGCCTGGCCGGGGCGGTGCTGGCCGTTGCCTTCCGCAACGTCGCACTGCCGATCGGCCTCGGCGTGGTCTGGATCCTCGGTGTCGAGGCGCTGCTGGCGGGTGTGGCGAGCAGCCTGCTGCCGGACCTGGAGGTGCTGTCGGACGCGTTGCCCGGGGCCAACGCCGGCGCGCTGGTGTTCAGCGTGACCGGGATGGTCGCCGCCGATGCGCCGCCGGGCGTCCGCGACGCGGTCGGCGGAGATCGCGCTCTCCTGACGTTGCTCGCCTACAGCCTGGTCTTCATCGTCCTGGCGGCGCTGACCACCCGCCGACGCGACATCGTGTGAGAGGGCAGGATGGGCGAGGTGACGATGCCTCTGGAGCCCCGCGGTACGGGGACAGCGCTGGTCGTGCACGCCCATCCGGACGACGAGGTGTTCGCAACCGGTGCGGCGACGCTGGCCTTGGGCCACGCCGGGTGGCGCGTCGTACTGCGGATCGCAACGGGTGGGGAGGCTGCCGAGCACCCCGCAGTTGGGGAGACGGAGGCACGGCGGCTACGTCTCGCGAAGCTCTCGCGTTCCTGCGAGTTGCTCACTATCGCGGAGTACGACTGGCTGACCGAACCGGGACAGTGGGTCGATCGCGGCGGCGCTCAGGCAGGAACGCTGGCTCGGGCGCAGCGGTCGGACGTGGTCGACGCCGTACGCCAGGCGTTGGCCGAGGTGCGTCCGGCGTTGGTGCTGACGGTCGGAAGCGACGGGCTGACCGGGCACCCGGATCACGTCGCGATGAGTGCGGCTGTCCGGGAGGCCGTGAGGTCTGACAAGGCGATCAGCGGATCGACGTACGGGGCTCGGGTGAGAGCTGCTGATGTTGCCGCAGCGCATGCGGAGCTCGCGCGGCTTCTTGCACCAGCAGCGTCGGAGCCGGAGCTGCAGATCGGCTCGGGTCGGATGGTCGGGGCCGGCGCTGAGATCGCGCTTACCGAGATCGGCCTGGATCAGAGTGGGCGTGCTGCAGCCACAGCAGACGTAGCGGGCAGCTGGATCGAGGAGCGGCGCCGGGCGGCGCTCGATGTCTACGAGTCCGGGCTGGGCACGCGCCCGCTCGCCGACGTGGTCGCCGGGCGACGGCGGCAACGTCGACCGCCGGGTGATCGCCACCTCGCGCTCACGGAGTCGGTCGCCGAGCAGGGGCGACTCGCCGACTTGGTTGCCGAGCAGGGACGGCTCCCCGACCTGATCGCCCAGGAGGGACCGCTCCCCGACCTGATCGCCCAGGAGGGATCGCCCCCCGACGTCGCCCAGGGCCGGAGACGGCTCGGGGACTCGGTGATCCTCCGAGCCGTCTTCGACCTCGCCGGCTGGCAGCGGGACTTCTTCGAGCTCCTCTAGAGGCGGCGGCCGGCGTGAGCCAGAGCCAGTTCGCAGAACATGGCGTTGGCCCAGGAGAACCACTCACGGGTGTACTTCGTCGGGTCGTCGACGTGGAAGCCCTCGTGCATCTGACCGGTGCCGCCGGTGGTGTCGCGAAGCAGTTCGAGCAGGTGCTGGCGTTCCTCGGCCGACGTGCTGGTCAGGCCCTGCACGGCGAGCGCGATCGGCCAGACGTAGCCGGGCGGGGTGTGCGGGCTGCCGATTCCCGCCGCGTGCGTTCCGCTGTAGTAGAACGGGTTCTCCGGGCTGAGCAGCAGCTTGCGGGTCGCCAGGTACGTCGGGTCGTCGGGGGCGGCGTACCCGGTGAGCGGAAGGGAGAGCAGGCTGGGCATGTTCGCGTCGTCCATCAGCAACCGCTCCCCCGCGCCGTCCACCTCGTAGGCGTAGACCCGCCCGAACGTCGGGTGGTCGACGGTGCCGTGCTGGGCGATCCCGTCGTCGATGCCGGCCCGCAGGTCCTTCGCCCGCGCCGCCAGCGCCGGGTCGCCGAGCAGCTCGGTCGCGATCGCCTCGAGGTAGCCGAGCACCACCGACGCGAACATGTTGCCGGGCACGTTGTACCCGTGCTGGGTCGCGTCGTCGCTGGGCCGGAAAGCGCTCCACGACATTCCCGTCGGCTTCGTCCACCGGCCGCGTCCCTCCCGGACCAGCGTGTCGGTCACCGGCTCACCGTGCCGCTCGAACCGGTACGGCGACCGGGCCTCGTGGTCGAGCTCGACGGTCCACAGCTCGAGGATCGCGTTCGCCGCGGTGGTGAAGCGCTCGTCGATGACGTCG from Kribbella flavida DSM 17836 harbors:
- a CDS encoding glycoside hydrolase family 125 protein; the protein is MIDPDVLARATEEVHRATGDPVIASMFQQSMAENLPAVAERLPDGTTFVLTGDIPAMWLRDSAAQLRPYLVLCADDPALQDVLIGVLHRQLEYVAIDPYANAFNREPNGAGHTSDLTEMSPWVWERKYEIDSLCYPIELAYRLWRITGRADVIDERFTTAANAILELWTVELDHEARSPYRFERHGEPVTDTLVREGRGRWTKPTGMSWSAFRPSDDATQHGYNVPGNMFASVVLGYLEAIATELLGDPALAARAKDLRAGIDDGIAQHGTVDHPTFGRVYAYEVDGAGERLLMDDANMPSLLSLPLTGYAAPDDPTYLATRKLLLSPENPFYYSGTHAAGIGSPHTPPGYVWPIALAVQGLTSTSAEERQHLLELLRDTTGGTGQMHEGFHVDDPTKYTREWFSWANAMFCELALAHAGRRL